The stretch of DNA CAGCCTTGGTGCGTAACTGAAATTAATCCTAACAGTTGTTTTCtagaagcatttgaaaaatgatgTATTAACCAACTATTACAAAAGCGAGACACACATTagcagtgaaaagcagcaaCTGACTGCCCCATGTAAGTATAGTGTCTCAGGATATTTACCcagtttagtttaaaaaatacacattcaaCCCAGACAAACATGAGAACCTCGGAAACTCACATACTAGCCTCTCTTCCCTGGTCATCTGAGTTACAGGTTTGTCACTTAAGCTACACGTGCTTTCTGCATAAAACCAGAGGGAAATAGGCTTTTTCAGTCTGCTACAAGGAGGTTTTCCCTGCTTAAAGTCCAGTTTGTTAGAAAGTATGAAATACTTAGAACGTGAACTTTCACCAATGCAGTTTTGAGACCTAGATTTCTTGATACCCATGACAAAGTAAAACATTTGAGCAATGTTTTTTTGCAGTGTGCACAGGGTTTGAAGGAAGATTGGCAATAGTCTTCCGTAAAGTTGAAGTAGAAAGGTACTGCTACTGCTCTCAATGGTAAACACCTACTTCATGAAAACTTTTGCTTCCTGAAAGACTACTATTTGTGACTTTACTCCAAATTTCTATACAACCTCAGCTGAATGCTAAGTGTGCTATGCCGTATTGTCTGGTTCCCTTGATGTTTACAGTGTTCTAACAAAACTGTAGAAGATACAgatctttttatttccatcatCTTAACCTTCAGTTACTCCTCTGCATCACATAAAATATCCATTTCTTAGACAGAATCAACAGACAATGGTGAGAAAACCCCAGAAAGTGTTTTGCTCTCAATATGGTGCTGGAACATTCACAAGTATTACCACTATACTGcatagaactttttttttaagatgataCACAAGATAAAAGTTGAACAGACATAACGAAACTTAAGCACAGTCATTTCACAAAGAGAACCAAAAACCCCTTCTTTTTATCTTCACCTCTAGCTACAAGCTGTCCAGTCAGTCCTAGTACTTCCCTGATGCCACTGgacctttagaaaaaaatgctcatTGCCACGTGCTAAGGTGCAAGTTCAGTTGCCATTCCACATTTTACTGACTGAAGTCTTTTTCTTCCAGCGTGACAATAGCTGGTGAGTTCTATCACCTATTGAAGCTGACTAAGTTGGCCTCATTTTGTGAGAGAAATACGGTTTGTCAATAGCTTTCAAAATCTGGGGTGAGCAACTAACAGTTATTAAGACAAAAGCAGGCTGTTTTGATAAATTACTTTATTAACTGGAGGTAATGTGAAACTGTTTTCAGCTAGAGGCCTCATGATTATTTTTGCACAAGGTCTTTTAGACTAGGGAAAATGCAGTAGTACTGTTTACATTACTTATTTATATATCTTTTAAAGTCAGTTAAATGCTATTTGGTTTTCCACAGCTTTTAAGGTAAGGAGCAAAACTTCACTGTGTCCCGATACAGAACATCACACAGTTGTAAATTAAAGTAAGCTTAACAGCAACATAGAGCTACATCTTGACAACTAGTTCCTGTTGAGAAAAAGCCATCCTGCTTCCTCAGACCCTGAGCGCACTCCCCACGCAAAACAGGCACTTACCCACCCTGCTGCGAGTCAGCCGAGGGAGCTACACCAGCAATAAGAAGTAGTGACTGCCCCCATGAGTTACAGCTGCCTGTAGAAACATCAAGCCACATCCTCAGTTCTATGACTATTCTAGTCTTAGACAATTCTTTGCCTTAACTTCCCTGGCTCAAACAAGTTTTGCTTCTCACCTACATCACACAGGCATTATATACATTCTTAAAATCAGGTGGAAAGCACTAATTGTTTGCTGAAATGAAGTTGCTCCATAATGGAAAATCAGCAGGCCAGTGCTTAATGTAACATTCGCTACATGGAATGTAACATTTTCATGAGACGGTGAAAGTTCATGCTGAACTGAGTGACGTATAGTAGCTTACTAAATacaaactttccttttttaaaacgAGTAACTTTCTCTGCAAGTACTCACGAAGTTGCTCAAATATAAAAGaccaacatttatttttaaagagagaaataagAGCAGTTTAAGGCCAAAGTACCAGCAAGGAAGACTAGTATGTGAAAGTAGACAAGAGATTGTTTAATAAATTTGCACAGGCATTTTCAGGGTTATGCCTCTATTAGTCAACGTGTAAAGCTGTTCCCAGGAAAAGATACTAGAGAAAATAGACATTTatacaaaattataaaatgcTTGTTACATGAATTATTGCTTTACAAAGGATGTAAACATCCTTTTTCTATTGGTGCTATACCAATTAATCTCTCAAAATTTCTAAGCTTTGTTAAAATGGAACTTGAATTATGCAAAAAATCCAATATAAACtttctacaaaaaaaagagTCCATCCCATTCCTGAGTATGCTAAAGCTATAAAACAGAAGGAGCACTGAGCAGGCAGCAGTTTTCACAGTAAGAGGTTTAaggacattttctttctacacACTGTTTCCCTCCTTCTTCATATTCTTGTTTAGAAATCCACATCTGTTGAAAAGTACcctacaaacaaacaaacaataaatcagaaaacaagTGAAGGTTAAGTGAAACAACATTAGCTTTtccaaggaggaaaaacaagcaAGTCTTTACATTAAACAGGATAAGAGGACTTGACCTGCTTAACTCCCTTTCCCTCCGAGTTTTATACTGCCAATGATTATACTAAAGACAGGACgtttgcagaaaggaaaggtgATTTCAGTCTCCTTTTCCCATACTGCTAAATGAATCCCCACAAATGATTTCAGTATGCAGTAACTTGTAGAATTAACTTCAGAATTAAGTTTCACAGTATACATGTCATTTCTAGATAGCGTATTTCAAGCCTGCACCATACTGTTAAAAACGGGGAGAATGTGGCAAGTTATTATTTGATTGGAAATGCTCATgttgtcttccttttttaaacagattctGTTCACCTTACCACAAGGATAGACAAGATTATGATTGCTATGGTAGCACAAACTCTGCAATGCATATTTAATGCGGAATTAGATTTTTGGGTGACGGTGCTGCTTGGCATAGCAACATAGTAACACAGGGTTACTAACCAAAGAAGCCAAAATGGAACCACCTATCCACGAGCTGAACCTCCGCTCCACTGTCGTGTTGTTCGCTATCAACTTCAGGCGCATGCTCTGAATAGAAAAGGAGATAAACGTGAAAGAACAACCAGACAAATTGTAGGCTGGTGACCTTGAAAGACAAGAGGAGGACAGCACAAGGACCTTGGTGTATATACCAGCATGCAGGTGAAAAACGTCAGTTTTATTAAACCTGCAATAACGCTCATTTGCCCTGTACTTAGAATTCAAGAATAGCCATAGTGGTAGAAGAACACGTGTGACTTTTATCCTGTTTCCCaacagggagcagcagcaaattCTTAAAGCTAGAAATAGGGCAGGTAGAAAGCAACAATAATCACAGTATACATTATCATTTCTAACTGCATCGGGACTAAAGTGTCTTACTGTTGCTGAACTTAATTGGTCTAGTCCTTTTTGGACcctttcattcattttgttttcaaaatgcctttGGCAATAAAATCTTTGCATTTCAATGGGTTCGTCCTCAGCTATTATAAGAAGCAGCAAATAACTACCCTTCTCAGTTTCTCATAACATTCATGATTGCAGAGTTCTACAAGTAGAACATTTTTACTTAAATACCAATATTCAAGAAATATAATAAGCTATATGTGCTCTCAAGAACATAGGTGTAAGGTATTAATACCTTAGATATCAAGTGatttagaaaaatacaagtATGTTAAATCACCAGGTTTTATCTATGAGTAGGTTGAGCTGTCTGTAGAATCCAGGAAGAACAATTCCCATGACAAAGTGACAAGACCTCAGGCAGAATGACTGAATGTGCCTCTAGTTAGtcagcagcacttcagaagagAGGCCATCAAGGGAAACAGTGACTGTTGCTTAGGGACAATTACAGAACTTAGAATCACAATCTGAAAGTAGGAATGGAAAAGTAACATATTCAGAAAGCAGTTACAATACCTGCTGGAATTAATTTCATATAATAAGTTTTcaagacttctttcttttctttagagaAAGAGGAGATTTCTTAGCCCACAGAAATCTCTTCAGCTGTTGGGTTCCTAACAAAGTTAAAGCTATGACATGTGCTCATGTATTTATgtggcagaaaaacaaaacgGTAATTCTATGCCAACTATGAAAGAGTTGTTTTACCGGTGGAGTTTTCTGAGACAGCTCTCTATTCAATCTGTCTGTGAAACTCTGTATTAGTGTGTTTCCTCCTGCAACGATCACGCTGCCATAGAGGCCCTAAAAAGAGAATAAGCAACCTACAATATTAACTCTGAAACCATTCCGAAAACAACTGTTTCACAGAATAGAGAGGAATGACACACAAGTACATACAATCAACAGCAATAATGCATTACTTGATGCCAacaatatttgattttttaatcacttgaaaaaatatttcatgacaGCTTAATATTAAGCTATACAAGGAAGACAGAAACCATGTGATTAATGATTCTAAATGATTTTGCAGAATAGTTTCTACTAAAGAGACCCCTACACCTACAGGTATCTCCTGTAACCAAACTGTTGGTTTTCTTCAAGCTGGATGTTCTAACCACAAAGGAAAACCCCCAGCACTGCAACAGTTTTCGATCTCACtaatgctgcagcaggtgaaCGCAAACCATGGCCTGGCTTACTAAGCCTGCCTGACATGCCaattaagaggaaaatttttTGAAGCAACCCCCATGCAGTCTGCCTCAAATGTGAATATTTTCAAACTGAGAAAGTTaaaacatagttttaaaaagaaagttttcctttaaaacctcttttcttccttttactcTCTACATAAGTTCCATATGTTTGGTTATGTTTAGGAAAGTATATCTGCCACACCTAAAAATCTGAAGACGAACAGTTATGAACATAAAATGCTCATCTGAAACCAATCCAATGCACATTATGCAGTGCCAGCCGCAAAATCTGGACATCAGCTATTTAAATATAGGCAGAAACACTGagtacaagtaaaaaaaaaataaaaatcctgatTTAGCATTTTGTAAGACAAAACAGTAATTGTACATATTCCTATATATGAATATGTAATACTTGGTGAATTATTCTAATGTGTTTATTGTTATCCTAGGAAATCCACACTTCTTCACTAACAGTATTCTAGTCCCAAAAAATTGTATCAACATAAAAATATCTATGCCTTAATGCcttaaaatagtatttctgaCTAACACTTACCGGCCTGATGTCTATATCACACATTCCAACGCTTGTTGTGACAACATGGCTCACACCCAACATCGTGTTACCAGATAAACCCTAGAATTAAAATTAGTAATCTACACATCATCACTTCAAAGGAGCAAGGCATATAAAAGCCCTGAATTagctgaatttaaaaagtattacCATAAACGGAGCTAAGCATTTttagggaaggggaaaaaaaatattcctttttttccattgagCTCATCACCACCCATTTTGAACGATATTTCATCCTTTGCTTGCCCAACCCTAATAGAACACAGGCAAACTACCCCCAAGAGAACCACACAGTGTAAATACAAACATACAAATCGTGAAATTAAGAACATCATACAAAAAGAAGCCATATGAAAATCTAGTAATGTAAAGCCTTCCAGTTGCTACAGATGATAGTTGTTTTACCTTTACATTTGAAGGGTCAAACAATCCCTCAGGAATTTTTAGACGCTCAGCACCAAAGTCACAGTTGTAGCCGTTGGGGAACTCATAATGAACCGTTGGCATCTGTGCTGCTACCCTGGAGCATCAGTCAGAGAGAAACATATTAAATTGCTGTGTAAACAGGATGTTAAGTTATCTAAGTAGCATTATAAACTAAGGTTTCAATGGGAATATTGTGATTGATATGACTTACTCATTTGAGAATATTTATTATGATCTCATGCATCTGGGAATACTAAAAAACTATCACCTGGATATGCACTGTATTTCTACTTTcagaaatgaatgttttttaTCTAAAAACTCCTTCTGTAGCAAAACCAGCCATCAGCAATGAACAGACTAAgcaccccatgcacaactgatAATTttacaagaaggaaaacagtaacATACTGTTCATCATAGGTTGAATCTGATACTTGGAGGACAGAAGCTTGGAAATCCTGAATGACACACTATGGAATTAAGAACAACATGGTTATAAGAATTTCATCTTCAATTTTATAGAACTGATactgactttttaaagtttttctagTTCAAGAGGAAAACCTGATATACTTGCAAACAAAACCTCTTTATGGGATGCCTAGGGAAGTTTGAGAGTGGGAGAAATGACCTACTTACATTACACATGTAGTTGTGCCAAGACCTAGTGACCTGGGGtaacttctcttttctcttccaatTTGCTGGTGACCCCTCACGAACTGCCTCCTGAGACAGGAGGAAACATGATCATCAGTGAACCATTTAAGCCTCTCCCCAAGCAAACACTtactaaataaaattttttCCCACCTTTGAAGCAATCATATATGGAGGAATTATCTCTATGTTCATTTCCTGAAACAACTCCCGGCACTGCATAGTAATAAAGTCTCCTGCAAGTGGTGATTTTACAATacctagaaaacaaaaagatgactaaaaaccaaacaaaaaaccaccaagctggaaagcactgaaataacGAATAAACTCTCTCAACAAACTGTTTGTCAGCGAACACTGTTaggcattttctttccatacttAAGGGGATACTcagatttaaaaacagtaacaaaacgATAAAAGTGGAAGAAAGAGTAACTTGACCTTAATACTACAATGCTGTTACCAATGAAAATTTTTACCTTGCTGAAGTACATATCCATCATGCACTGGAATAGCAGTTGTGTGTGTTGCTCCACTATCCAAAATGAGACCTGTAGATCTCCCATTAGCAAAGCTAGCCAAAATGATTAAggaaaatattgtaattttcaCTTTGTAAAAAACCACTGCCGTACAATTAGAGCATAACTAGGAATGAGGACTCTGATGTGTTATTCCTTGGCTCTACCAAAGAACTTGATGTTTTCCAGCGTGTatcatttttctgtgaagtgCACAACCTCATAGAGAGAATAGCATTTAAGTTCTGTCTGTGAACTCACTTGACCTTTGGATGTACAAAGGTGAGACTTCACGTCAGTAATATTCAACAAGCTCTAATACATCCAGTTCATTTAGACTCTGAAGCTGAAAACATGTCATTAggttaaaataattacaaatattcATCTTAAGGCTATACGAACTTCAAGCTGCAGCTACTGTATTGAGTAGCCTGGACACCTCCATTTCAGGTCTGTAATATTCTCACCCATGGTATACAATGGGAATAaaattacaaagagaaaaaaaaatagacatcGCCTCCAAGGGAAACAGTCAGATTGGGAGAACTTCAAAACTGAGATCTAAAGCTTTAAGGTTCAGAAATGGAATTTGTTTACTTCCTCCTTAGatgtttatggaaaaaaataatttgaaagaaaagttaGACATGCTGTTATACTGGGAATTGCCTAGAATAAGTTTACTGTAATTTCCTGGGGAGTACGGAGGGAGGTGGTGAGACATTCCAAAGGATACGCTGTTAGAACAGCGGttttacacaagaaaaaagcagggaTGTTGTAGTGTTCAAACATCAATTCAGTCAGTTTTTCACGCTTTGCTCTAGTATTccactagaagaaaaaaataaaccaaaccacaaaTAAGTGACCAAAAAGATGTGTTTATCTTGAGGATCACTATAGCACACTAAAAGATGGtaacataataaaaaagtaattagaaTTATTATAGCCATGGTTTCAAACGATACAAAAGTTCTGGACAGATTTCTAGTAACTTACTTCTTTAGGACCTTTTTTATTCCAATTCTACTACAATCTATTAATGCTTATCTATCATACAGAATTAAAAGTGATATACATTTTTACTGTTATACTAAaagtttctttacatttttaccTCTCTTCCAATATCAGTCTCTCAAAGAACTCTCTGAAACAAGTAACATGttacaaggggaaaaatacatgAAGTAACTTGCCCAGTTGAAAGAAAAGTCAATCtagattttcctgttttcaagcTATCTTCCTACAGTTCTACTGCATGTGCACTTAATCCAGGATATATAGATCAAATATTCCAAGCCAACACATTCTGTAAGGAGAAAGTTAATGGGAACCTCTACTGACACACCCACTAAGCCATCAAACATGAAGTAACCATTGCAAATTCATCCATACTCCACAAGCTACGATTCAACACAAGagaacaatgaaaaagaaaattgtttttcctatgatttaattaaaaaaaggcataacTTTTGTATGGCATGTCTACCTTTTGTATTCTGACTTGAAGATCTGTTCTTCAAACAGTGAGCATGATTAAGTGACAGAAACCCTGTCTACCTATTTTCCCAGAAATTTGTATTCATCCACTTCATTCACCTTACAGGGCCAtttacagaaacaaagacagaaaaattaaaacttctccataataattatttttctctgtcacaTAATATTAGTTGTAAGGCTGAATGAAGCATCAGATTTTCAATGGCATTTTATTAAGAGTAACTTAATACATGTAAGACATCCAaacatctttttgcttttattctaggcagtaagatttttttttatttttgacttCTTTTCAATAAGTAAAAAACAATAACACATTCTAAATACTTTCTGATACAGCTCATGCAAACTATTTCAAAAGCCATTCTCttctttggaagtttttcttAATAACAGATTACTTTACAGAACCTGGCAAAGTactttaaaattgttatttctgTAGCTAGGTTTTAAATTGGTAACCAACAAGCCACTGTCAGACTCGTCCAAGGCTAATGTCTGCAGAGTCAGCAAGAAGATACCGTTAAGACTTAACACAGtgcaaagctgcttttactCACCGGTGCTTCGGACATAAGGACAGGATGCAAACTTGCTTCAGATTTAATATGCATCTTGTAAGTGTGATCCAAAATTGCCTGGAAACTATCCCAGTCTTCAACTGTAACAACGTTGAAGCAAAAAAGATTAGTTACTTCTAAGTTTTGTTCCACTTCATAAATACATAAAGGTTTTccaatgctttttatttgtgttgaGCTCTTGGGTCAAAAGCTATTCTCAGCAGACATACAACTCCTGTAACAGTTTCGCAGAATTATCCTCCTCTGTTACCATCATGGCTATAACGCTTCAAGTATTATGCTGAAAGTCTACCAGCACTGTAAACCAACTAGACTTCATGCAATTTGTAAACTGGGTATCCGTTCTTATGGCTTCTGTTACCATACATAGCATCTGTTTACATGAAATCAATGACTTTTCACAGCTTAgcaatgctattttaaaaacacgTAGAAAAAGGCAGACCACCTACTCATTCcattttttaaaggtgaaatgGCCTCCATATTTTCCCTTGGAACTCTCAGGGCATTGGTGTCTATGTAGTAAGTCGGCCCCCCTTGTTTGCCTTTGTCACCATCTATCTCCATCAAAGTGCTGCCATTGTCCCTTTCTAGCACCACACCAATGGCTGTTGGAAAATCAACCTGTAAGGCAAAAGGTAAGCAGTAGAGAATTATTAGcattttgggtgggttttttgctcATAAATTCAGAGCTTTCCTTACACAATACAGTCAGAACAAGAACCAGCATATTCTGTAAACTTTTAAGTAACAAACAAGACCTAAGGCATAAACTGATGTTACATTTCCATTGAGTCTGACAGATTCTCACCTTTGGACAGTCCTCGCCCGCATAGCCTGCTCTCACTGTATACGAGCCAATGTCAAAAACAAGAGCCCCAACTTCATCTGAAAAGATTGTTAATGAAGAGGCAGTGAATGGTTATTACACTATACTACAACCCCGACCTTCCCCTGCCCACCGTCTGTTTTGCTTGcataagaagaaaagcaagccaGGCATCTTTTTCAAGGCAAGGAGAAAAGTATTTGTCCAGAACTCCAGTCACCAGAGCGCTATTAGAAGACTGCAGATAGGTGCTAACTGGAACATTGTGATACCTTCCTTTGGCATAACTAAAGGGGAATTTTAACGGAAGAGGGAGCACATAGTTGCATCCAAGTAGATTACAAGATAAAGCTTTTAAGAAGCACTAACTTCACTGTCACACGAAGCCGGGTGAGCCCAGACCTCCCGGGGTGATCAGAATTAGAATGGTGGGCCTGCAAACACCGACTCTGTCAGTGAAGGCTGCCACACCACGAAGCGCCCTCATCCCCGTGGGCCCCGATCCTCGCTGAGGTGCTCTGCGTGTCCTAAAGGAAACCCAAGTCTGAAACAAAACACCCGGGCTTTAAGCTCTCAGGGAAGGCTGCGCACAAGCGGGAGGAAACTGCCGCCCAGCTCCCCAGGCGCGGGGCTCCCCTCAGGCCACCGCGCACCCGAGCAGCGCTAACAGCCCCGGGTCACGGCTCGGCCGGTCTCCGGGGGAAGCACCTCCGCGCAGCGGACGCCGGCAGGGACACAAACAAGGCCTGCCGCTGCGTCCTCTCCCTCACGCACGCTGCCACCGCGTCTCTAGGAAGCGGGGGCACCAGGAGGGCCCCGGCCTGGCCGCGGGGCTGTGGGAGCGCCGGGCCGCGgccccccgcgccggggccTGAGGGAGGCGGGAAGCGCCCAGCGGCGGCTTGCACGCGCCGCCTCACGGCACTGCGCCGAGCGCAACGGTCGcagggcgggggaggggaggacagGACGGGCGAGCGAGGCGGCGCCGCACTCACCTCCCCCGTACACGCCGCCACTCATGGCTGCCGCTGAGCCCGCGCCGCGCTGCCCAGCCCCGGTGTCCGCCGGCTCCTGTCCTCAGCGATCCGGCAACAATAGCGCTTTCGCCCCTGTCTCCACGGCCTACCCCGCAGGCCGCCGCCTTCCCGCCAATAGCAGCGCCGTGGCCGCCCACCGCGTCGCGTCGCGCAGCGCCGCGCCCCGTCGACCGCCCGCTCGGGCACGGCGGCCAATCGCGGCCGGCGGAAGGCGGGGCCATGCCGCGGACAGCCAATCATGAGGCAGGAAGCGGAAGGCGGGCAAGCGAGCGAGAGAACGAGCAGGCGTAGGTGCGGTGCGTGCGGGAGCGGCGGTGTGAGGCGAGTGGCGAGGTGTGAGGAGCGAGCTGGTGAGGCCTGGGAGCGcagatggggtggggggggtgggttgaGGGGAAGGCTGCTGCCTTCGGTGGACTGGGGAAAGATCGCTTCGGAGTCCTGAGGGCTTGTGGGGTGGGCTTGCTGCCGCATAGAGGGGATCTGGAGGAGCGGGGTGAGAAGATAGTCTCTGGGGGAGAGAGGCCGGCAGTGGAAGGGAGTTACTGTAGCTGGGCCGTCCCCGAGTCCTTCTCCTGCTACTGTCACTGCTCCTTTGGGCTCTTCCATTGAgaataaaaagtgtttaaaagtGTATCTTGATGTCCCAACCCTTTGTTGTTCCTTTCTCGCTTGGGGCACTCCTTTGCTCCTCAGACCCTGGTCCCTGATCCCTGAATCTTCCTTGTCTGGATAGTTGGGCAGTTCTGATTTTTGCCAGGTCAGCTGCCAGCTTAGCAGTTGAACTT from Falco peregrinus isolate bFalPer1 chromosome 12, bFalPer1.pri, whole genome shotgun sequence encodes:
- the ACTL6A gene encoding actin-like protein 6A isoform X1, with amino-acid sequence MSGGVYGGDEVGALVFDIGSYTVRAGYAGEDCPKVDFPTAIGVVLERDNGSTLMEIDGDKGKQGGPTYYIDTNALRVPRENMEAISPLKNGMIEDWDSFQAILDHTYKMHIKSEASLHPVLMSEAPWNTRAKREKLTELMFEHYNIPAFFLCKTAVLTAFANGRSTGLILDSGATHTTAIPVHDGYVLQQGIVKSPLAGDFITMQCRELFQEMNIEIIPPYMIASKEAVREGSPANWKRKEKLPQVTRSWHNYMCNCVIQDFQASVLQVSDSTYDEQVAAQMPTVHYEFPNGYNCDFGAERLKIPEGLFDPSNVKGLSGNTMLGVSHVVTTSVGMCDIDIRPGLYGSVIVAGGNTLIQSFTDRLNRELSQKTPPSMRLKLIANNTTVERRFSSWIGGSILASLGTFQQMWISKQEYEEGGKQCVERKCP
- the ACTL6A gene encoding actin-like protein 6A isoform X2, translating into MEIDGDKGKQGGPTYYIDTNALRVPRENMEAISPLKNGMIEDWDSFQAILDHTYKMHIKSEASLHPVLMSEAPWNTRAKREKLTELMFEHYNIPAFFLCKTAVLTAFANGRSTGLILDSGATHTTAIPVHDGYVLQQGIVKSPLAGDFITMQCRELFQEMNIEIIPPYMIASKEAVREGSPANWKRKEKLPQVTRSWHNYMCNCVIQDFQASVLQVSDSTYDEQVAAQMPTVHYEFPNGYNCDFGAERLKIPEGLFDPSNVKGLSGNTMLGVSHVVTTSVGMCDIDIRPGLYGSVIVAGGNTLIQSFTDRLNRELSQKTPPSMRLKLIANNTTVERRFSSWIGGSILASLGTFQQMWISKQEYEEGGKQCVERKCP